From the genome of Scytonema hofmannii PCC 7110, one region includes:
- a CDS encoding PAS domain S-box protein produces MTSIDPKLERLFPGDSELAARMRAFDWSKTDLGLPEQWPDNLRVAVSLCLTSRIPIVMYWGRDFTVLYNDAYISFLGATKHPRYLGQPARECWQEIWETIGSMLESVYATGSATLSEDVRMFFARRLPLEEVYVRFTFGPILASDGKTVQGIFCPCTETTEQVVSARRLETHRNIGSRVAETQMAEEACQEAAKVIAENPHDIPFAAIYLVDETGTRATMSASVGLPEDGYLLPWVVSADDDSSVLPLALVLRTQRPAECSNLETLVAQFPGEPRPDLTKQVLVLPISVGTNEHLTGLFVVGVSHYLVLDTAYRTFFDLVTGFIGTAIANARAYEAERKRAEALAELDRAKTTFFSNISHEFRTPLTLILGLLKDTLSNSAGLNPSEREQLETVHRNSLRLLKLVNTLLDFSRIEADRVQAVYEPTDLAMLTADLAGVFRSAIERAGMRLVVHCSPLSRFVYVDRQMWEKIVLNLLSNAFKFTFEGEIAVTLYDCQDCVELEVRDTGTGIPADELPHIFERFHRVQGARGRTYEGSGIGLSLVQELVRLHGGTIQVSSVVDRGTSFTVSIPTGYAHLPSECINSTRTLTSTVTGATPYVEEVLRWLPEEEGQGSRGAGEQDSSSERTTRILLADDNADMRDYVKRLLSQQYEVEAVRDGVAALAAVRQQLPDLVLTDVMMPELDGFELLRELRADPQTKELPIILLSARAGEESRIEGIEAGADDYLIKPFSARELLARVEANLKLAQLRQESTRREQAQRREVETAKEQLESVLSGINDLFLVLDREWRYIYVNNRVVETVGLPKEALLGKSIWELFPDVVGSKFYTQVHRAIAEQTAVHFEYYYPAWNRWFENHAYPSSDGLTIFITEISDRKRAEVALRESEARFRSFAENSNDVIWITSAREYRLIYVSPSYDRVWGRLATEIYTDLTRFIEYVHPDDRQRIQTGWEQCIQGGFSQEYRVIRPDGSIVWIYDRGFPIYDDRGELLYLGGIAEDITKRKQAELMLVEQKKLLESIASGHPLDECLSAVCVSVSNLNPPTRACILLTDAQCRKFPHSIAPDFPPLFGEGLKDAPINDLCIGTCGEAVYSRQPITCADIANDNRWSKEWRDLCVAHGVLACHSVPVLGVDNQPLGSLMLCLNEARMPTDWEYQLATFGTQIASIVFERDRSSLALRESEERLRRVIEIETVGVIFFKTDGSITDANDAFVQMSGYSREDFEQGRVRWNEMTPPEWMPHSLRAIEEFQSTGYTTPYEKEYIRKDGSRWWALFAASRLSDGEGVELIVDISARKQAEDALRQREAELHLVTNAVPALISFVDSDQRYRFNNRGYEEWFGHPETEIYGKHIREVLGETAYEEIRPYVEQVLAGQQVTFESQIPYKDGGTRYVRATYVPRFNSQGSVEGFVALVNDISDRKRAETEREQLLAREQAARAEAERANRVKDEFLAIVSHELRSPLNPILGWSTLLQTQTLDRAKTTYALSTIARNAKLQSELIEDLLDISRILRGKLSLNVCPVDLASTIQAAMETVRLAAQAKSIQIHTILEPEVGLVSGDSSRLQQVVWNLLSNAVKFTPSGGRVDIRLERLGSVAQITVSDTGKGIHPDFLPHVFDYFRQEDGATTRKFGGLGLGLAIVHHLVELHGGTVKAESPGEGQGAIFTVRLSLMQTSPKINQDGKPSEPALDLTGIQVLVVDDDADSREFVAFLIEQYGANVINVASAGEALVALTHSKPDVLLSDIGMPEVDGYMLMRQVRALPPEQGGQIPAIALTAYAGEINYRQAILAGFQRHIPKPVDPANLVYSIADLVRDVTSMERQ; encoded by the coding sequence ATGACCTCGATAGACCCTAAGCTTGAGCGTCTTTTTCCTGGCGATAGCGAACTCGCAGCCCGTATGCGTGCTTTTGACTGGTCGAAGACTGATTTAGGACTGCCGGAACAGTGGCCAGACAACTTGCGTGTTGCAGTGAGCCTTTGCCTCACCTCTCGCATCCCGATCGTGATGTATTGGGGACGTGACTTCACCGTCCTCTACAACGACGCATATATCTCTTTCCTTGGTGCGACGAAGCACCCTCGCTATCTCGGTCAGCCCGCACGTGAGTGCTGGCAGGAAATCTGGGAAACAATCGGATCAATGCTTGAGAGTGTGTACGCTACCGGGAGTGCGACGTTATCCGAGGACGTGAGGATGTTTTTCGCACGCCGACTCCCCCTTGAGGAAGTCTACGTCAGGTTCACCTTTGGTCCGATACTCGCGAGCGATGGGAAAACCGTTCAAGGCATCTTCTGTCCTTGTACCGAGACTACCGAGCAAGTCGTCAGCGCGAGACGGCTCGAAACGCACCGCAATATCGGGAGCCGCGTCGCTGAAACGCAAATGGCTGAGGAGGCATGCCAAGAAGCGGCGAAGGTTATAGCTGAGAATCCACACGACATCCCGTTTGCCGCCATTTACCTTGTAGACGAGACGGGTACTCGCGCCACAATGAGCGCCTCGGTTGGGCTTCCCGAAGACGGGTATCTGTTGCCTTGGGTGGTGAGCGCAGACGATGACTCCTCAGTGTTGCCGCTTGCGTTGGTGCTTCGGACGCAGCGCCCCGCTGAGTGCTCCAACCTCGAAACGCTCGTTGCTCAGTTTCCTGGCGAACCCCGTCCCGATTTGACAAAGCAGGTGTTAGTGCTTCCCATTTCTGTCGGGACCAACGAGCATCTCACCGGGCTTTTTGTCGTTGGCGTTAGCCATTATCTCGTGCTAGATACAGCATACCGGACGTTCTTTGACCTTGTCACTGGGTTCATTGGCACCGCGATCGCCAATGCCCGTGCGTATGAAGCAGAACGCAAACGAGCAGAGGCACTGGCAGAACTAGACCGAGCTAAAACGACCTTCTTCAGCAACATCAGCCACGAGTTTCGCACTCCCCTCACACTCATATTGGGACTGTTGAAAGATACGCTAAGCAATTCCGCAGGACTAAATCCGAGCGAACGCGAACAACTGGAAACCGTTCATCGTAATTCCCTGCGCTTGTTAAAACTGGTCAATACCTTACTGGATTTCTCCCGGATTGAAGCAGATCGCGTTCAAGCCGTGTATGAGCCGACTGACTTGGCGATGCTGACAGCAGATTTAGCAGGCGTGTTTCGTTCAGCTATCGAGCGGGCTGGGATGCGTTTAGTAGTACACTGTTCTCCCTTATCTCGATTCGTGTATGTCGATCGCCAGATGTGGGAGAAGATTGTGCTGAACCTGCTCTCCAACGCCTTTAAATTCACGTTTGAGGGAGAGATCGCGGTTACCCTGTACGATTGCCAAGACTGCGTTGAGCTAGAGGTACGGGACACGGGTACAGGTATTCCAGCTGACGAGCTACCCCACATCTTTGAACGGTTTCATCGGGTGCAGGGGGCAAGAGGACGGACTTACGAAGGATCGGGGATTGGCCTGTCGTTAGTTCAAGAACTAGTACGCTTGCATGGTGGCACAATTCAGGTGAGCAGCGTCGTTGACCGGGGAACGAGTTTCACCGTATCAATTCCTACTGGATATGCTCATTTGCCGAGCGAATGCATTAATTCAACCCGCACTCTGACATCAACAGTAACAGGAGCTACACCTTATGTTGAAGAAGTATTACGTTGGCTCCCTGAAGAGGAGGGGCAGGGGAGCAGGGGAGCAGGGGAGCAAGATTCCTCCTCTGAGCGGACTACACGAATTCTGCTGGCAGATGACAATGCCGATATGCGTGACTATGTAAAGCGTCTGTTGAGCCAACAGTATGAAGTGGAAGCGGTGAGGGATGGGGTGGCTGCATTAGCTGCCGTTCGTCAGCAACTCCCCGATCTGGTGCTTACGGATGTGATGATGCCGGAATTAGATGGATTCGAGTTGCTGCGGGAGTTGAGGGCTGACCCGCAGACAAAGGAATTGCCCATCATCCTGCTTTCCGCTCGTGCTGGAGAAGAGTCTCGCATTGAAGGAATCGAAGCAGGAGCCGATGACTATCTGATCAAACCCTTCTCTGCCCGCGAACTTCTAGCACGGGTAGAGGCAAACCTGAAATTGGCTCAGTTGCGGCAGGAGTCAACCCGTCGCGAGCAGGCGCAGCGACGAGAAGTGGAAACGGCGAAAGAGCAACTGGAATCTGTTCTCTCAGGAATTAACGATCTGTTTTTAGTCCTGGATCGAGAGTGGCGTTATATCTACGTCAATAACCGGGTTGTGGAAACGGTTGGATTGCCTAAGGAAGCATTGCTGGGAAAAAGCATTTGGGAATTGTTTCCAGATGTGGTGGGCAGTAAGTTTTATACGCAAGTGCATCGGGCGATCGCAGAACAAACGGCGGTTCATTTCGAGTACTACTACCCCGCCTGGAACCGTTGGTTTGAGAATCACGCCTATCCCTCATCAGATGGGTTGACGATTTTTATTACGGAGATTAGCGATCGCAAACGAGCCGAAGTTGCCCTGCGAGAAAGTGAAGCGCGATTCAGAAGTTTTGCCGAAAACAGCAACGATGTCATTTGGATTACTAGTGCTCGTGAGTATCGGTTGATCTACGTTAGCCCTTCCTACGATCGGGTATGGGGTCGCTTGGCAACCGAGATTTACACAGACCTAACCCGCTTCATTGAATACGTTCATCCCGACGATCGCCAACGGATTCAAACTGGATGGGAGCAATGTATTCAGGGCGGATTTAGCCAGGAGTATCGGGTAATTCGCCCGGATGGATCGATCGTCTGGATTTATGATCGCGGTTTTCCCATATATGACGATCGGGGTGAGTTGCTGTATCTGGGCGGGATCGCTGAAGATATTACCAAACGCAAACAGGCGGAACTGATGCTGGTTGAGCAGAAGAAACTGCTGGAGTCGATCGCATCGGGGCATCCTCTGGATGAATGCCTCAGTGCTGTGTGTGTTTCGGTGTCCAATCTGAATCCCCCCACCCGTGCCTGTATCCTGCTGACTGATGCCCAGTGCCGAAAATTTCCCCACTCCATTGCCCCAGACTTTCCGCCATTGTTCGGTGAAGGACTTAAGGATGCCCCCATTAACGATCTGTGCATTGGTACCTGTGGTGAGGCGGTCTATTCTAGACAGCCTATTACCTGTGCAGATATCGCCAACGACAATCGCTGGTCAAAAGAATGGCGAGACTTATGTGTGGCCCACGGTGTGCTGGCGTGCCATTCCGTACCCGTGCTGGGAGTGGACAACCAGCCCCTCGGTTCTCTGATGCTTTGCTTGAACGAAGCGCGGATGCCGACCGATTGGGAGTACCAATTGGCAACCTTCGGCACCCAAATCGCCAGCATCGTATTTGAGCGCGATCGCTCTAGCCTTGCCCTGCGCGAATCTGAGGAACGACTGCGGCGGGTAATTGAAATTGAAACGGTTGGGGTGATTTTCTTTAAAACCGATGGCAGCATTACCGATGCCAATGACGCTTTTGTCCAAATGAGCGGTTACAGCCGTGAGGATTTTGAGCAAGGACGAGTGCGGTGGAACGAAATGACACCGCCAGAGTGGATGCCGCATTCTTTACGAGCCATTGAGGAGTTTCAATCAACCGGGTACACGACTCCTTACGAAAAGGAATATATCCGCAAGGATGGCTCACGCTGGTGGGCATTATTCGCCGCATCGCGCCTTAGCGATGGAGAAGGCGTGGAATTGATCGTTGACATCAGCGCTCGCAAACAAGCAGAGGATGCATTACGGCAACGAGAAGCAGAACTTCATTTAGTAACCAATGCCGTGCCCGCCTTGATATCTTTCGTGGACTCAGACCAACGTTACCGCTTCAACAATCGAGGATACGAAGAATGGTTTGGACATCCAGAAACGGAAATTTATGGCAAGCACATCCGAGAGGTATTGGGTGAAACTGCCTATGAAGAAATTCGTCCTTATGTTGAGCAAGTTCTGGCAGGACAGCAAGTGACTTTTGAGAGCCAGATACCTTACAAAGATGGTGGAACCCGTTATGTGCGTGCAACCTATGTTCCTCGATTTAATAGTCAGGGATCTGTTGAGGGGTTTGTGGCACTGGTTAACGATATCAGCGATCGCAAGCGAGCCGAAACAGAACGGGAACAACTTCTTGCCCGCGAGCAAGCAGCACGGGCGGAGGCAGAGCGAGCCAATCGCGTCAAAGATGAGTTTCTCGCTATTGTCTCCCACGAACTGCGATCGCCTCTCAACCCCATCTTAGGCTGGTCAACGCTCCTCCAAACTCAAACGCTGGATCGAGCCAAAACTACTTACGCCCTGAGTACTATTGCTCGGAATGCTAAGTTGCAGTCTGAACTGATTGAAGACTTGCTGGATATCTCCCGGATTCTGCGAGGTAAACTCAGTTTGAACGTTTGTCCGGTCGATCTAGCATCGACAATTCAAGCGGCAATGGAAACGGTGCGGTTGGCAGCCCAAGCCAAGTCCATTCAAATTCACACAATACTGGAACCGGAGGTAGGACTGGTATCGGGTGACTCAAGCCGATTACAGCAAGTGGTTTGGAATCTCCTCTCCAACGCGGTTAAGTTCACACCGTCAGGAGGACGAGTGGACATCCGACTAGAGCGCCTTGGCTCTGTTGCCCAGATTACCGTTAGCGATACGGGTAAGGGAATCCATCCGGACTTTCTCCCTCATGTGTTTGACTACTTCCGCCAAGAAGATGGCGCTACAACTCGAAAATTTGGGGGACTGGGGTTAGGATTGGCGATCGTTCATCACTTAGTTGAACTGCATGGCGGAACTGTTAAGGCAGAGAGTCCAGGGGAAGGGCAGGGGGCAATCTTTACTGTCAGACTGTCACTCATGCAAACCTCACCCAAAATCAACCAGGATGGTAAACCGTCTGAGCCTGCTTTGGATTTGACTGGCATCCAGGTTTTAGTAGTGGATGATGATGCCGATTCACGGGAGTTTGTTGCTTTTTTAATCGAACAGTATGGGGCGAATGTCATAAACGTTGCCTCAGCAGGCGAAGCACTCGTTGCTTTAACCCACTCCAAGCCAGATGTGTTGCTCAGTGATATCGGGATGCCAGAGGTGGACGGCTATATGCTAATGCGACAA
- a CDS encoding DUF1003 domain-containing protein: MKAQTNKTVKSVVELPQSQEDTSTELQKSQKTDSDLTMGQRLADAMAAKVGSWAFLTAQTSILAAWVTFNSIPGLPHWDQQPFILLNLVFSFASAYTAPIVLMSQNRQSEEDRRNSHIDHEVNRTASQNIELLHQKLDAHEQQRLELMQLLKEQQQHLSELKAKAVFAQQQQTESKVSAEATKNQNNLVYLQPVVDRGSVSVKVVRKV, from the coding sequence ATGAAAGCCCAAACCAACAAAACTGTCAAATCTGTTGTAGAACTTCCCCAAAGCCAAGAAGACACATCAACCGAACTGCAAAAGTCACAAAAAACTGATTCTGACTTGACTATGGGGCAGCGCCTAGCTGATGCGATGGCAGCCAAAGTTGGTTCGTGGGCTTTTCTAACAGCCCAGACAAGTATTTTAGCAGCATGGGTTACTTTTAACTCAATACCGGGTCTACCTCACTGGGATCAACAACCATTTATTTTGCTAAACTTGGTCTTCTCTTTTGCTTCAGCATACACTGCTCCCATCGTATTGATGAGTCAAAACCGACAGTCAGAAGAAGATCGTCGCAACTCTCATATAGATCACGAAGTCAACCGCACCGCATCACAAAATATTGAACTCCTGCATCAAAAATTAGACGCTCACGAACAACAGCGTTTGGAGTTAATGCAACTTCTCAAAGAACAGCAGCAACATTTAAGCGAGCTAAAAGCAAAAGCAGTTTTTGCTCAACAACAGCAAACAGAGAGCAAAGTGTCTGCTGAAGCAACCAAAAACCAGAATAATCTTGTTTATCTCCAGCCTGTTGTAGACCGTGGCAGTGTATCTGTCAAAGTAGTTCGCAAAGTTTAG
- a CDS encoding helix-turn-helix domain-containing protein, producing MLTAKQPEIGKLIRELQQHKGLTQKKFAAKLGVIFLTVNSWENERSAATR from the coding sequence GTGCTTACAGCGAAGCAGCCGGAGATTGGCAAGCTGATTCGAGAGCTTCAGCAACATAAGGGGCTAACCCAGAAGAAATTTGCCGCCAAGTTGGGAGTGATTTTCCTAACCGTTAACAGTTGGGAAAATGAGCGCTCGGCTGCTACTAGATAG